Genomic window (Prosthecochloris aestuarii DSM 271):
GCTGCAAGAATAGCGATAGTGGTTGCCGGCATGATGAGCTGCTGGATAGTTGCCAGATCGAATACCGGAATCGATGGCATGGCAATGGTCGATGGAATATCACCGAAACGGGTTTCAATGGTCGCGACATCAAGATGCAGCAGCTGGACCATCGTGGTTGTGGCGATAATGGCAATGATTGATCCCGGAATTTTTCTCGATACCTTTGGCCAGAGCAGGATGATTGACAGTGAAAGGAGCCCGATCAGAAAGGTCGGCAGGTGCACTGTTGAGATATGGGCAATATAGGTCGCCCATTTGTCGAGAAAATCGGGAGGCAGCGTGCCTGTGTCCAGACCGAGAAAGTCCTTGATCTGGGTTGAAAAAATGATGACGGCTATACCGCTGGTGAAGCCGACAATCACGGGGTAGGGGATGAATTTGATGAGCGAACCGAATTGCGCAAGGCCCATGAAGACAAGAATGATTCCTGCCATAATGGTTGCAAGCATCAGGCCGTTGACGCCGTATTGCTGGACGATGGAGTAGATAATCACGATAAACGCACCGGTCGGCCCTCCAATCTGCACCCGGCTTCCTCCGAGGAGCGAGACCAGGAATCCGCCAATGACGGCAGTGATAAGACCTTTTTCGGGAGAAACGCCGGATGCTATGGCAAATGCGATTGCCAGAGGAAGCGCGACGATCCCGACAAGAATACCGGAAACGATGTCGTTCATGAGGCGTTCGCGGTTCAGCTCCCGAAGGAGCACAAATAATTTTGGTTTGTACATGCCTGAGTCCCTGAAGGAAAAGATTGTCGATGGCGGGATATCTTTTCCCGTCGTGTGTAAAGCTATTGTTTTTCAGGAATTTTCAATGCCGTATGCATGAGTTCTGAAAACATGAAGCTGAAATCCAGAGGATAGAGCTCGCATTGCTATCGCTCTATCCTCCGGGGAAGGTGCGCTTTAACGCTTTGTTTTAAACTCGGAGGTTTCGTGGAAAATGACGCCGGGATAGTTTTCCATCGCGACTTTGAGCATCCATTCGCTTTCGGCGAAAAAGACAGGATGCTCTTCTTTATCGAGAGCGATGACCGGTGATTTTCTTCTGAGAAACTCTTCGTACTGATCTTTGTCGCGGCTGGTAATCCAGAGCGCTTTGCAGTAACGCAGCGGCATGAAGTCGCATTTTGCGCCATACTCGTGTTCGAGACGGAATCGTATCACATCGAACTGCAGTTCTCCCACTGTACCGATGATTTTTCTGTTGCCGTGCTGCATGAAGAGCTGCGCTACCCCCTCTTCTGTCAGCTGACGCACACCCTTATCGAGCTGCTTTGACTTGAAAGGATCACGGTTGATGACCTCCTTGAAAATCTCGGGAGAGAAGCTCGGAATACCGCGGAACTGGAGTTCTTCGCCTTCTGTGAGCGTGTCGCCGATTTTGAGGTTGCCGTTGTCATAGAGACCGATCACATCACCCGGCCAGGCATCTTCGATCAGGTTTTTTTCGTTGGCCATGAACTGTGTAGGGCTTGCAAAGCGCAGTTTCTTTTTCAGCCTGGTGTGGAAATAGAATGTGTTGCGCTGGAATGTGCCCGAGCAGATCTTGAAAAATGCAGTACGGTCGCGATGGTTTGGATCAAGATTTGCATGAATCTTGAAAACAAAGCCGCTCATGGTTGGTTCCGAGGCCTTGACACTGCGTTGCATGGCTTCGCGTTCACTGGGTGAGGGTGCGATATCGAGGAATGTGTGGAGCAGTTCCCTGATACCGAAATTGTTGACGGCACTGCCAAAGAAAACCGGGGCAAGGGAACCGTTTCGATAGTTTTCTACGGTGAACGGGTCATAGACACCTTCGATAAGTTCCACATCCTCCCGAAGCTGTTTCGTAAATGAAGACGGTATCCAGCGATCGAGTTCAGGGCTGTTGATATCCTGAAGTTCTATAAAGTTTTCAGTGATTCTTGTCTGATCGGATTCAAACAGGTTCAGCTGACCTGAGTAGATGTTGTAGACCCCTTTGAAGTTCATCCCCTGACTTATAGGCCAGGTGAGCGGTCTGACATTGATCTGCAGTTTTTCTTCAAGTTCATCGAGCAGTTCAACGGGATTTTTGCCCTCGCGATCCATTTTGTTGATGAAGATGATGACGGGTGTCTTGCGCATTCGGCAGACCTCCATCAGTTTTTCGGTCTGCTCTTCAACGCCTTTGACGCAGTCGACAACCAGAATGACGCTATCGACGGCGGTAAGGGTTCGGTAGGTGTCTTCGGCAAAGTCTTTATGGCCCGGTGTGTCGAGAATATTGATCCGTATACCGTTGTATTCAAATCCCATTACCGAGGTTGCAACAGAGATGCCTCTCTGTTTTTCGATCTCCATGAAATCGCTTGTCGCTGTTTTGCGAATCTTGTTCTGTTTGACAGCTCCGGCGGTTTGAATGGCACCGCCAAAGAGCAGGAATTTTTCTGTGAGAGTTGTTTTACCGGCATCAGGATGACTGATGATTGCAAAGGTTCTTCTCTTTGCTATTTCTTTTTCAATGCTCATAACTATCGTCTCGGGTGCAGTTGTTTCACGACAAGCTCAAGTTGTTCGATGGTATTCCTCTGTAGTCGGAGGTGCCCTGAAAATACAAAGTTCATGGGTGAAAAAAAGAATGACGCATTTTTTTTCATATCCGGAGGCTGCGCTTCAAAACCGGAGTTCTGGCGATGAGCCCTGAACCCGGGTGAGAGACGTTACCGCCCGAATCCGGAGATAGGGGAGAATTGAGAGTAGTTTTCTATCTTTGCTGACGGTATTTATCATTTTTGAGCAAGTTTAAAAGGAGTGTTTCATGTCAGTAAGTCCCCATGCCGGGAAGCTTCCGGACGATTGTATGCTGGTCAACGTTGCCCACCTTGTAACAGCCTATTTTGCCATGAAGCCGGATCCCTCGGTCAGTAATCAGCGGGTATCGTTCGGGACATCAGGGCATCGCGGTTCTTCGTTCTCCTGTTCGTTCAATGAGGCACATGTTCTTGCAATTGCACAGGCAATCTGCGACTATCGCAGCATGAAGGGAATCGACGGACCTCTTTTTCTCGGGATGGATACGCATGCGCTTTCCGAGCCTGCCATGACGAGCGCTCTTGAAGTGCTGGCAGCCAATGGCGTCGATGTCATGATATCGGCTGATGAGCCATGGACACCGACACCTGTCGTGTCGCATGCCATTCTTGGTTGGAATCGCAGTCGTTCAAGGGGCCTCAGCGACGGCATTCTTATTACTCCTTCCCATAATCCTCCTGAAGACGGGGGATTCAAGTACAATCCACCCCATGGAGGACCGGCGGGAGCCGATGAAACATCATGGATCGAGAAACGGGCAAACCTGATTCTTGAGACAAAGCTGGCAGACGTCAGGAGGGTTTCCTATGCATCAGCCCTTGGGGCAGCGACAACGCACCGATATGATTATATGGAGCCCTACATCGGGTCGCTCGGAGAGATCATCGATCTTGAAGCTGTCAGCCGCTCAGGCCTCCGTCTGGGCGTTGATCCGCTCGGGGGGGCCGGTGTCCATTACTGGAAGGCGATACAGGAGAGGTACAGCATTGACCTTACGGTTCTTAACGAAACCGTCGATCCTACATTCCGCTTTATGAGTGTTGATCGTGACGGCAAAATACGTATGGACCCTTCTTCCTCATGGGCAATGCAGCCTCTGGTCAATCGGAAGGATGAGTTCGATATAGCTTTTGCCTGCGATACCGACTATGACCGTCACGGAATCGTGACCAGAGGGCGCGGTCTTATGCAACCCAACCATTTTCTTTCGGCTGCGGTTTCCTATCTTTTTGAACATCGGGAGCTATGGGGTGGAGGGGTTGGTATCGGTAAAACGGTGGTGACGAGCAGCATGATCAACCGGGTGGCAGAAAAGCTCGGTCGTGATGTCTATGAAGTTCCCGTAGGCTTCAAGTGGTTTGTTGACGGCTTGCTTGCCGGAACCCTTGGTTTTGCAGGAGAGGAGAGCGCAGGTGCATCGTTTCTTCGTCGGGACGGCAGCGTATGGAGTACCGATAAAGATGGTTTTATAGCAGCTTTGCTCTCGGCTGAAATGACCGCAATAACGGGGCGTGATCCATCCGAACTCTATCGTGATCTTACCAATGATCTCGGAGAACCCCATTATGCGCGAATTGACGCTCCGGCAAGCGCAGAGGAGAAAGTGCGCCTGAAACAGCTTTCGGCTTCCGATATCGGGCAGAAGGAACTGGCAGGCGAAACAATTCTGCATATGATGACCGATGCACCGGGTAATGGACAGCCAATCGGAGGATTGAAAATTGAGACCCGGAACGGATGGTTTGCAGCACGCCCGTCCGGGACGGAGGATGTTTACAAGATCTACGCTGAAAGTTTTCTGGGGCCGCAACATCTCGCACGCTTGCAGGAAGAGGCCCGTGATATCGTTGCGGCAGCGCTTTGTCGATGATAAGATTTTTCCGGGTTTTTTGTTTGAAAAAACGTACTCTGAGCCTTTGATTTTTCAGGAATCTTTGTATAATTGCTCATCTTTTATACTGTCGATATGTCCTGTACGCCAGAGTACTGAAGGCGGCTGAACACGGAAACGGCAGGGGGGACGACCGGCGGCCAGCCTCATATCGGGCTATCCGGTGACGCTATGGCATCGTATGGTATGCAACAGTCGTGATTTATTCAACACCAATCAATTTCTGCACTATGAATTTTAATCCGTGGCATCACGTTGAAATAGGTAAAGACCAGCCGGATGTAGTGAATTCTGTTATCGAGATTTCCAAGGGCAGCAAGACAAAATATGAGCTGGACAAAAAATCCGGCATGCTGAAACTTGACAGGGTTCTTTATTCTTCGGTTTTTTATCCCGCCAACTATGGTTTTATTCCCAAAACGCTCGGAGAAGATCACGATCCGCTTGATATCGTTGTACTGTCACAGTGCGCTATTGTGCCGATGTGCCTTGTTCGTGCGAGGGTTGTAGGCGTTATGCGTATGATCGATCACGGTGAAGGCGACGACAAGATTATCGCTGTGGCCGACGATGATATGAGCATGAGCACTATTCAGAACGTCCACGATATCTCACAGCATTTCAATTCCGAGTTGAAGCACTTCTTCGAAGAGTACAAAGCGCTTGAAAAAAAGACGGTACTTGTTGAGGATTTCCAGGATGCTGATACGGCAAAGGAAATTATCCAGCAGTCGATTCTCAATTATCAGAAAACTTTCGGCGTCGCTCAGGAGATCAAACCTGTTCCGGTTATCTGATCGCTGCAGCCTGCTTTGTGTTTGTTTGACGATGTGGCGGGGGAGAAGGTTGCCCCCCCGCATGGTTGGAGGACAAATCCCTCTGTTTCATTTTCTCCTTTCCTGCCCCTGATAGATGATCGTCTTTCACTTCTTTTTCCTATCTTAAATGTTTTGCGCTTTACGTCAAATATTGCTTTTTGCCTGGAAGGTGGCCTGATAGCGTCGCCATAGGGCAGGATCTCATAACCCTCTCTGAAAAAACAGGATACTTGTTATGGAGTACAGAATCGAGAAAGACACTATGGGCGAAGTACGTGTGCCCGCAGAAAAATACTGGGGCGCTCAGACCCAACGTTCAGTCCAGAACTTTAAAATCGGTCCTTCCGGGTCGATGCCGCGAGAGATTATCAAAGCGTTCGCATTTCTCAAAAAAGCGGCAGCAATAACCAATTGTCAACTCGGTGTTCTTCCTGCCGAGAAGCGCGATGCGATTGCCTCTGTATGCGATGAAATCATTGACGGTCAGCTTGCTGACCAGTTTCCTCTGGTTATATGGCAGACCGGTTCAGGTACACAGTCCAATATGAATGTCAACGAGGTCGTTGCAAACCGTGCGCATGTGCTTGCAGGAAAACAGCTTGGAGAGGGGGAGCGTTTGCTCAATCCCAATGACGATGTCAACAAATCGCAGTCATCCAACGATACCTTTCCGACGGCGATGCATATTGCCGCATACAGAATGCTCGTCGGAACAACTATTCCCGGGGTCAGGACGCTCCGCGATGAGCTGCATCGCAAAGCCGAAGAACTGAAAACCGTGGTCAAGATCGGTCGGACCCACTGGATGGATGCTACGCCGCTGACGCTTGGTCAGGAATTTTCAGGCTATGTCTCTCAGCTTGACCACGCTCTTCGTGCCATAGATAATACGCTTCCGCATCTTGCTGAACTGGCCCTTGGAGGTACGGCTGTCGGAACCGGTCTGAATACGCCTGACGGTTATGCTGTTCATGTTGCTGAAACCATTGCGTCGCTCACAGGCTTGCCATTCGTAACCGCCGACAACAAGTTTGAGGCTTTGGCGGCACACGATGCCATTGTCGAGTCGCATGGCGCACTGAAACAGCTTGCAGTCAGCCTCATGAAGATCGCCAACGATATCCGAATGCTTGCTTCCGGTCCGCGAAGCGGTATTGGTGAAATCACTATTCCACCTAACGAACCCGGTTCATCGATTATGCCGGGAAAGGTCAATCCGACCCAGGTTGAAGCGGTGACGATGGTGTGTGCGCAGGTCATGG
Coding sequences:
- a CDS encoding inorganic diphosphatase, giving the protein MNFNPWHHVEIGKDQPDVVNSVIEISKGSKTKYELDKKSGMLKLDRVLYSSVFYPANYGFIPKTLGEDHDPLDIVVLSQCAIVPMCLVRARVVGVMRMIDHGEGDDKIIAVADDDMSMSTIQNVHDISQHFNSELKHFFEEYKALEKKTVLVEDFQDADTAKEIIQQSILNYQKTFGVAQEIKPVPVI
- the fumC gene encoding class II fumarate hydratase, which codes for MEYRIEKDTMGEVRVPAEKYWGAQTQRSVQNFKIGPSGSMPREIIKAFAFLKKAAAITNCQLGVLPAEKRDAIASVCDEIIDGQLADQFPLVIWQTGSGTQSNMNVNEVVANRAHVLAGKQLGEGERLLNPNDDVNKSQSSNDTFPTAMHIAAYRMLVGTTIPGVRTLRDELHRKAEELKTVVKIGRTHWMDATPLTLGQEFSGYVSQLDHALRAIDNTLPHLAELALGGTAVGTGLNTPDGYAVHVAETIASLTGLPFVTADNKFEALAAHDAIVESHGALKQLAVSLMKIANDIRMLASGPRSGIGEITIPPNEPGSSIMPGKVNPTQVEAVTMVCAQVMGNDVAVSVGGSNGHFELNVFKPLMIANLLQSAELLGDACRSFTDNCVCGIEPNHPRIKEHLENSLMLVTALNPHIGYYKAAEIAKKAHADGTTLRQAAVGLGYLTSEEFDEWVVPSKMTGSLD
- a CDS encoding peptide chain release factor 3; the protein is MSIEKEIAKRRTFAIISHPDAGKTTLTEKFLLFGGAIQTAGAVKQNKIRKTATSDFMEIEKQRGISVATSVMGFEYNGIRINILDTPGHKDFAEDTYRTLTAVDSVILVVDCVKGVEEQTEKLMEVCRMRKTPVIIFINKMDREGKNPVELLDELEEKLQINVRPLTWPISQGMNFKGVYNIYSGQLNLFESDQTRITENFIELQDINSPELDRWIPSSFTKQLREDVELIEGVYDPFTVENYRNGSLAPVFFGSAVNNFGIRELLHTFLDIAPSPSEREAMQRSVKASEPTMSGFVFKIHANLDPNHRDRTAFFKICSGTFQRNTFYFHTRLKKKLRFASPTQFMANEKNLIEDAWPGDVIGLYDNGNLKIGDTLTEGEELQFRGIPSFSPEIFKEVINRDPFKSKQLDKGVRQLTEEGVAQLFMQHGNRKIIGTVGELQFDVIRFRLEHEYGAKCDFMPLRYCKALWITSRDKDQYEEFLRRKSPVIALDKEEHPVFFAESEWMLKVAMENYPGVIFHETSEFKTKR
- the pgm gene encoding phosphoglucomutase (alpha-D-glucose-1,6-bisphosphate-dependent), producing the protein MSVSPHAGKLPDDCMLVNVAHLVTAYFAMKPDPSVSNQRVSFGTSGHRGSSFSCSFNEAHVLAIAQAICDYRSMKGIDGPLFLGMDTHALSEPAMTSALEVLAANGVDVMISADEPWTPTPVVSHAILGWNRSRSRGLSDGILITPSHNPPEDGGFKYNPPHGGPAGADETSWIEKRANLILETKLADVRRVSYASALGAATTHRYDYMEPYIGSLGEIIDLEAVSRSGLRLGVDPLGGAGVHYWKAIQERYSIDLTVLNETVDPTFRFMSVDRDGKIRMDPSSSWAMQPLVNRKDEFDIAFACDTDYDRHGIVTRGRGLMQPNHFLSAAVSYLFEHRELWGGGVGIGKTVVTSSMINRVAEKLGRDVYEVPVGFKWFVDGLLAGTLGFAGEESAGASFLRRDGSVWSTDKDGFIAALLSAEMTAITGRDPSELYRDLTNDLGEPHYARIDAPASAEEKVRLKQLSASDIGQKELAGETILHMMTDAPGNGQPIGGLKIETRNGWFAARPSGTEDVYKIYAESFLGPQHLARLQEEARDIVAAALCR